A single window of Thalassomonas viridans DNA harbors:
- a CDS encoding lactoylglutathione lyase family protein: protein MSKVYPRTFSHIGISVPDLAKAVEFYTQVLGWYEIMPPTLIVEDTSPIGEMCTDVFGPEWGEFKIAHLATGDRIGVELFEFANQENPENNFEYWKTGIFHFCVQDPNLEELVEKIVAAGGKKRMPEPRYYYPGEKPYRMIYMEDPFGNILEIYSHSYELTYGAGAY, encoded by the coding sequence ATGAGCAAAGTATATCCGAGAACGTTTTCCCACATTGGTATTTCGGTACCTGACCTGGCAAAAGCGGTTGAGTTTTATACCCAGGTTTTAGGTTGGTATGAAATTATGCCGCCGACCCTAATCGTCGAAGATACCAGTCCGATCGGTGAGATGTGTACCGATGTTTTCGGGCCTGAGTGGGGGGAATTTAAAATCGCCCATTTAGCCACCGGCGACAGGATAGGCGTAGAGCTGTTTGAATTCGCCAACCAGGAAAATCCGGAAAATAATTTTGAATACTGGAAAACGGGAATTTTTCACTTTTGTGTGCAAGATCCCAATTTAGAAGAATTGGTAGAAAAAATCGTTGCTGCGGGCGGTAAAAAACGTATGCCTGAGCCTCGTTATTATTATCCGGGAGAAAAGCCTTACCGCATGATTTACATGGAAGATCCCTTTGGTAACATTCTTGAAATCTATAGTCATAGTTATGAACTGACTTATGGTGCCGGTGCTTATTAG